Below is a genomic region from Thermoanaerobaculia bacterium.
CAAGAGCAGTCTGCGGCGTCGGACTCGCGACCGGCGAGACATGATGGACCGTCGGCGATGGGGTGCCGGCGGCGCGGTCGAGTCGCTCATCAACGGCGCACGTTTTACTCGTCCTGTGAGGCGCGCCGAGGCGCGAGCCCGGTCCGCCGTCGCTCTCACGAGCTATGGCGGATCGATCGCCGATGACGTTTCTTGGCTCGGAAGGCGGTGTCCTCGCTTCGATCCGCCGAAGCCTCGGCGAAGGCGGACGGGATGCGGGCGTCCGACCCGCGGCCGCGGCGTACCGAAAGCGTACGGTAAGGCCGCGGGTTGCGGCGCACGCGCCCGCCCGGCTCGATGCATCGCCGCGCCCTCCTTCGCCAAGGGTCCGGAGGGCTTCGGCGCGACAAGTCGCCGCGCTCGCCCGCCCGTGAGTCGGGACGAACCCGACTCAGTTCAGAGAAGTCGAAGGCGCGCCGAGGCGCGAGCCCGGCGGGATGCGGGCGTCCGACCCGCGGCCGCGGCGTACCGAAAGCGTACGGTAAGGCCGCGGGTTGCGGCGCACGCGCCCGCCCGGCTCGATGCATCGCCGCGCCAGCTATTTTGGCCAGAGCCAGCCGAACGTCGCTCCCGCAATCACCGCGTAGATGACGCCGTCGATCGTCTCCTTGACCGCGGCGCTGAACGCGCGCCTATACCAGATCGTCAGCTGCCACAGCGCGAGGACGTAGCCGATGAAGGACACGGCGCCCGTGAACCGGAACGCGCGGCGGAACGTGGTCGGGGGAGCGATCGCCCTCCCGGCGATGTAGGCGGCGAAGATCTCTACGACGAGGAGATAGACGAACCAGAGCGCAAGGCTGCGGCCCATCGACATCATGCCGTTGGGCATCACGGTCGCGACCATCACCGGACCCTTCTTGAGCTTCTCCTGAAATTCCGGCGACTTCATTTCGTCCCGGCCGGAGCACCGGGGGACCATGTAGTCGCCCGGAGGAATGCCGAGAGGCTGGAGCGCAGCGATCACCTCGGCCTCCCGCGGCATCTTCGGGTAGTCCGTCCTGTGCCAGAGAGGAGCCATGTGGATGATCGAGCTCGCCACGAAAACGAAGACCGCCGACAGCAGGATCGGGAGCCAGAGCGCCGACAAGGGTGTCATCTGTTCCTCCTCTTCCGATGGTTTGGGCGATTATCGAACGCGTCCGGGACGGGGTCAAATGACCGCCCGCCCGGCGCCTGCCGTTCTTTCCTCTGCTCGAGCTCCTCGATGGTCTTCGGCCAGTCGTGCATGAGGCGGGAGAGCGCCCGATCGGCGAGGAGGCGCCCCCTTGTCTGGCAGACGGCGCAGTAGTTCGCCTCGTTCTCCGCGTAGACGATCCGCTGGACCGGGGCGCCGCAGTCGGGACAAGGCTGGCCGAACCGGCCGTGTACCGCCATCCCCTCGCGGAAGGCTGTGACCTTCTCCGGGAAGCCGCCGCCCGTCTCCCGGCGGATCCGGTCCGTCCAACCGGCGAGCGTGCGCCGGATCGCGTCGAAGAGCCGTGCCCGCTCCTCTTCGGTCAGCTTGCCGGTCCGCTGCATCGGAGAGAGTTTCGCCGCGTGCAGGATCTCGTCGGAATACGCGTTGCCGATCCCGGAAAAGAGGCGCGGATCGGTCAGCGCGCGCTTCAGGGTGTGGCTCTCGGAACGCAGCGCGGCGTCGAAATCGGCCCGAGTCGCCTCGAGCGGCTCGATCCCGCCGCGCGAGAACTCGGAAAGCGACGCTTCCCCCCGCACGAGGTGGATCGACGCCCGCTTCTTCGGGCTCGCTTCGGTGAGAAAAAGCGACCCGCGGTCGAAATCGAGCGAGGCGAGGTTGACCTTGCCGGCGAGCTTCGCCCCCTTCGGCTTCCAGTGGAAGCGGCCGGCGATCATCAGGTGGACGACGAGGAAGAGGTCGCCTTCCAGCGCGAAGACGACCCTCTTGCCGAGGCGGCGGACTCCCCGGACGGTTTTTCCTTCGGCCTCCGCGATCGGCGGGTCGTACGAGCGAAGCACGAACGGGCTCGCGACCCGGACGCGATCGAGCATTCGCCCGGCGACCATCCGCTCGAGGGACTCGACGTAGACCGCGACGTCGGGAAGCTCCGGCACGCCCCGGATTATCGGCCCGCGGCCTTCCCGGTGCGAGAATGGCCGCATGCGGGCGATGGTGCTGGCGGCGACCGGAGACGCGGAGACCGACCGGCTCGAGGCGCGCGAGATCCCGGAGCCCACCCCCGGCGCCGGCGAAATCGCGATCGCGGTCGAGGCGTGCGGCGTCTGCCGGACCGACCTCCACATCGTGGAAGGCGAAGTCTCCGCGGAGATCCCCCTCGTCCCCGGCCACCAGGTGGCCGGCCGCGTCTCGAAAGTCGGAAGCGGCGCGGCGGGCTTGCGCGAAGGAGACGCGGTCGGCGTCGGATGGCTCTGGCGGACGTGCGGGGTCTGCCGGTTCTGCACGACGGAACGCGAGAACCTGTGTCTCTCGCCGCTCCACACCGGACGCGATCGCGCCGGCGGATATGCGGAATCGATGATCGCGGACGCGCGGTTTGCGTTTCCCCTCCCGCCCGGCCTCGCTCCCGAGGCCGCCGCGCCGCTCCTGTGCGCGGGCATCATCGGCTACCGATCGCTCGCGGTCTCCGGGATTCGGCCGGGCGGCCGTCTCGGCCTCGTCGGCTTCGGAGCGTCGGCCCACCTGGCGATCCAGGCCGCGCTCCACGGGAAGTGCGAGGTCTACGTCTTCACTCGCGAGGAGCGTCATCGCCGCCTCTCCCGCGAAATGGGCGCGGCCTGGGCCGGCGCCGTTGGCGACGACCCCGGCGTCCCGCTCGACGCGGCGATCACGTTCGCGCCCGCCGGAGAGCTC
It encodes:
- a CDS encoding DNA-formamidopyrimidine glycosylase family protein codes for the protein MPELPDVAVYVESLERMVAGRMLDRVRVASPFVLRSYDPPIAEAEGKTVRGVRRLGKRVVFALEGDLFLVVHLMIAGRFHWKPKGAKLAGKVNLASLDFDRGSLFLTEASPKKRASIHLVRGEASLSEFSRGGIEPLEATRADFDAALRSESHTLKRALTDPRLFSGIGNAYSDEILHAAKLSPMQRTGKLTEEERARLFDAIRRTLAGWTDRIRRETGGGFPEKVTAFREGMAVHGRFGQPCPDCGAPVQRIVYAENEANYCAVCQTRGRLLADRALSRLMHDWPKTIEELEQRKERQAPGGRSFDPVPDAFDNRPNHRKRRNR
- a CDS encoding zinc-dependent alcohol dehydrogenase family protein; the encoded protein is MRAMVLAATGDAETDRLEAREIPEPTPGAGEIAIAVEACGVCRTDLHIVEGEVSAEIPLVPGHQVAGRVSKVGSGAAGLREGDAVGVGWLWRTCGVCRFCTTERENLCLSPLHTGRDRAGGYAESMIADARFAFPLPPGLAPEAAAPLLCAGIIGYRSLAVSGIRPGGRLGLVGFGASAHLAIQAALHGKCEVYVFTREERHRRLSREMGAAWAGAVGDDPGVPLDAAITFAPAGELLPQMLPRLDRGGTLAVNAIHMSPIPSFSFDDLYWERGVRSVASYTRRDAREFLALAAEVPIRARVETFALEQANAALGKIKRGEIEGAAVLRLR